A window of Streptomyces gilvosporeus contains these coding sequences:
- a CDS encoding MarR family winged helix-turn-helix transcriptional regulator codes for MSQSTPKAGKASAVTGQEATVPVPAAAGGGPVSHAIFRLARLHRMLAGQLLRRIGLHPGQELVMMHLWELGPQRQTDLVRLMDSDAATMTRTVQRLEQAGFVRRRPSPTDKRATIVEPTTASHALRREVEQVWTRLEDLSTAGLSADESTAALHTLERLEHNLVQAAADPGRADAER; via the coding sequence ATGTCGCAGTCCACACCGAAGGCCGGGAAGGCTTCCGCGGTGACGGGGCAGGAGGCCACCGTCCCGGTGCCCGCGGCGGCCGGCGGCGGGCCGGTCAGCCACGCGATCTTCCGCCTGGCCCGACTGCACCGCATGCTCGCGGGACAGCTGCTGCGCCGCATCGGCCTGCATCCGGGCCAGGAGCTGGTCATGATGCACCTGTGGGAACTCGGCCCCCAGCGGCAGACCGACCTGGTGCGGCTGATGGACTCCGACGCCGCCACCATGACCCGCACCGTCCAGCGCCTGGAACAGGCCGGCTTCGTCCGCCGCCGCCCCTCGCCCACCGACAAGCGCGCCACGATCGTCGAGCCCACGACGGCCAGCCATGCCCTGCGCCGCGAGGTCGAGCAGGTCTGGACCCGGCTGGAGGACCTCTCGACGGCGGGTCTCTCCGCCGACGAGAGCACCGCGGCTCTGCACACCCTGGAACGCCTGGAGCACAACCTCGTGCAGGCCGCCGCCGATCCCGGACGGGCGGACGCGGAGCGTTAG
- a CDS encoding NADP-dependent oxidoreductase, which yields MSTAITYSRYGGPDVLTLAEVDTPEPGPGQVRIKVRAVSVNPIDLKIRSGMMDGVFPAEFPVLPGWDVAGIVDKAGAGATASVGDEVFGVASVGGYSEYALLDRPVAKPKEVSFDAAAAMVTVGETAYRSLHHLGIEEGDTLLIHGAGGSVGTIAVQLAVSRGITVIGTAAEHDTERLTKLGATAVTYGTGWAERVRAAAPQGVDRVFDASGAGVLPDSIALTGDAARVLTIADMAAAQHGVRFSGADPTDRFPQALPQLAELIAGGELVVPIGGWYPLAEAARAHADIEARRTRGKVILTP from the coding sequence ATGTCCACCGCGATCACCTACTCCCGCTACGGCGGCCCGGACGTGCTCACCCTGGCCGAGGTCGACACCCCCGAGCCGGGCCCCGGCCAGGTCCGGATCAAGGTCCGGGCGGTCAGCGTCAACCCGATCGACCTGAAGATCCGTTCCGGGATGATGGACGGCGTCTTCCCGGCCGAATTCCCGGTGCTGCCGGGCTGGGACGTGGCCGGCATCGTCGACAAGGCCGGTGCGGGCGCCACCGCCTCGGTGGGCGACGAGGTCTTCGGCGTCGCCTCCGTCGGCGGCTACAGCGAGTACGCCCTGCTGGACCGGCCGGTCGCCAAGCCGAAGGAGGTCTCCTTCGACGCTGCCGCCGCCATGGTGACCGTGGGCGAGACCGCCTACCGCAGCCTGCACCACCTCGGCATCGAGGAGGGCGACACCCTGCTGATCCACGGCGCGGGCGGCAGCGTCGGCACCATCGCCGTCCAGCTCGCCGTCTCCCGGGGCATCACCGTGATCGGCACCGCCGCCGAGCACGACACCGAGCGACTCACGAAGCTCGGCGCCACCGCCGTGACGTACGGCACGGGCTGGGCGGAGCGGGTCAGGGCCGCCGCCCCGCAGGGCGTGGACCGCGTCTTCGACGCGTCCGGCGCGGGCGTACTGCCGGACTCGATCGCTCTGACCGGCGACGCGGCCCGGGTGCTCACCATCGCCGACATGGCCGCCGCGCAGCACGGGGTGCGTTTCTCCGGCGCCGACCCGACCGACCGGTTCCCCCAGGCCCTGCCGCAGCTGGCGGAGCTGATCGCCGGCGGCGAGCTCGTCGTCCCCATCGGGGGATGGTACCCGCTCGCCGAGGCCGCCCGGGCCCACGCCGATATCGAGGCCCGCCGCACCCGGGGCAAGGTCATCCTCACGCCCTGA
- a CDS encoding FAD/NAD(P)-binding protein gives MVTTQHHTERHATLAVVGAGSRGLGVVERLIGHCLAEPFPVTVHLVDPRPLGPGFHRQDQPDHLLLNTVCAQVTAFADAQMVDGPTPVGGPSLYEWCRERELRLGADGYTVRAGDGREIQPNDFLPRRLLSEYLTWAAERIVAAAPAGFRLIRHAATATDIRPGDGGGETVVLDDGTRLEADAVFVTVGHQALHLPAETAEEPRLITRPYPLPGALDGIAPGDRVAVLGMGLTAMDVIASLTLGRGGRHEPTADGGLRYVAGGREPRIVLANRSGIPARSRPYLHPGRIRFAPLALTPDRLRSLRALREDGRLHFADDVLPLVEAEMELAYYRTLLARKTGDAAGAGAELSRRVAESGCDGALAGLRGEFGPCPLSGVLTERLTDRTWPDQAAYARWCTARVGEDLAEAREGLGACAVKEALEVLRDHRDALRAVIDPPGVDDASLAYFFGEFTATVNRLVIGPQLDRSVELLSLLDAGVLRLGPGPRPKVIAPAGTGPWRLESTCLARPESIEVDHVVQAHIAEPRADRLPASLLGRLVAAGRVTTLAAGGSRVPGLRVTRAGQGIGPAGDVRPTLFFLGPHTEGSSYYNHYVPSPGAPSRALQDAELALRTAFPALTVRTS, from the coding sequence ATGGTGACCACACAGCACCACACCGAGCGGCACGCCACCCTCGCCGTCGTGGGAGCCGGATCGCGCGGGCTGGGCGTCGTGGAGCGGCTCATCGGCCACTGCCTGGCCGAGCCCTTCCCCGTCACCGTCCATCTCGTGGACCCCCGGCCCCTCGGCCCCGGATTCCACCGCCAGGACCAGCCCGACCACCTCCTGCTGAACACGGTGTGCGCTCAGGTCACCGCGTTCGCGGACGCGCAGATGGTGGACGGTCCCACGCCGGTCGGCGGGCCTTCCCTCTACGAATGGTGCCGCGAACGGGAGTTGCGCCTGGGGGCCGATGGATACACCGTCCGGGCGGGGGACGGACGGGAGATCCAGCCGAACGACTTTCTGCCGCGCAGGCTGCTCAGCGAGTACCTGACCTGGGCCGCCGAACGCATCGTCGCCGCGGCGCCCGCCGGCTTCCGCCTGATACGGCACGCCGCGACGGCCACCGACATCCGCCCCGGCGACGGCGGCGGGGAGACGGTCGTCCTCGACGACGGCACCCGCCTGGAGGCCGACGCGGTGTTCGTGACCGTCGGGCACCAGGCGCTCCACCTGCCCGCCGAAACGGCGGAGGAACCACGGCTGATCACCCGCCCCTACCCGCTGCCCGGGGCCCTCGACGGCATCGCCCCCGGGGACCGGGTCGCGGTCCTGGGCATGGGGCTGACCGCCATGGACGTGATCGCCAGCCTGACCCTGGGCCGCGGCGGCCGGCACGAACCGACGGCGGACGGCGGGCTGCGGTACGTGGCCGGCGGCCGCGAGCCGCGGATCGTGCTCGCCAACCGGTCCGGCATCCCCGCGCGCAGCCGTCCGTACCTCCACCCGGGCCGGATCCGCTTCGCCCCCCTCGCGCTGACGCCGGACCGGCTGCGGTCCCTGCGCGCTCTGCGCGAGGACGGCCGGCTCCATTTCGCCGACGACGTCCTGCCGTTGGTCGAGGCCGAGATGGAACTGGCCTACTACCGGACCCTCCTGGCCCGGAAGACCGGCGATGCCGCGGGAGCGGGCGCGGAACTGTCCCGCCGCGTGGCCGAGTCGGGCTGCGACGGAGCGCTGGCCGGCCTGCGCGGGGAGTTCGGACCCTGCCCCCTGAGCGGGGTGCTGACCGAGCGGCTGACCGACCGTACGTGGCCCGACCAGGCCGCATACGCCCGGTGGTGCACCGCCCGGGTCGGCGAGGACCTGGCCGAGGCCCGCGAGGGGCTGGGCGCCTGCGCGGTCAAGGAAGCCCTGGAAGTGCTGCGCGACCACCGCGACGCCTTACGGGCCGTCATCGACCCCCCGGGTGTGGACGACGCCTCACTGGCGTACTTCTTCGGGGAGTTCACCGCCACGGTCAACCGCCTGGTGATCGGCCCGCAGCTGGACCGGTCGGTGGAGCTGCTGTCGCTGCTGGACGCCGGGGTGCTCCGGCTCGGCCCCGGCCCGCGGCCCAAGGTCATCGCCCCGGCCGGAACGGGCCCCTGGCGGCTGGAGTCCACCTGCCTGGCCCGGCCCGAGAGCATCGAGGTGGACCACGTCGTGCAGGCGCATATCGCCGAGCCGCGCGCGGACCGCCTGCCCGCCTCGCTGCTCGGCCGCCTCGTCGCGGCGGGCCGCGTCACGACCCTGGCGGCCGGCGGCAGCCGGGTCCCCGGGCTCCGCGTCACCCGTGCAGGGCAGGGCATCGGCCCGGCCGGGGACGTACGGCCCACCCTCTTCTTCCTCGGTCCGCACACCGAGGGATCCAGCTACTACAACCACTACGTCCCGTCGCCCGGCGCGCCCTCCCGCGCGCTGCAAGACGCCGAACTCGCCCTCCGTACCGCATTTCCGGCCCTCACCGTGAGGACATCATGA
- a CDS encoding alkene reductase — translation MTTAFDPIVLGGKHLANRVVMAPMTRSRAFGPGAEPTELMATYYAQRGGAGLIVTEGIQPSPVGQGYPDTPGLHTPGQVRAWRTVTDAVHREGGVIFAQLMHTGRIGHPSLLPEGLVPTAPSAVAAKGQVYTHDGPLDYVTPKELTEAEIRQTIADFAAAARNAIEAGFDGVELHGANGYLIHQFLAPNANRRTDAWGGTTEGRIRFAVEVADAVADAIGGHRVGFRISPGNPYNDIAEENLDEVYPALVERLAPMDLAYLHLMEGPDRELTRQLRKAWPSAFVLNPFTHPQHTAPDAVALVEEGLADLVAFGGLFLANPDLPRRLALGGPFNTPDPATYYGGDHRGYTDYPTLD, via the coding sequence ATGACCACTGCATTCGATCCGATCGTCCTGGGTGGCAAGCACCTGGCGAACCGCGTCGTGATGGCGCCGATGACCCGCAGCCGTGCCTTCGGGCCCGGCGCCGAGCCGACGGAGCTGATGGCGACGTACTACGCGCAGCGTGGCGGTGCCGGACTGATCGTCACCGAGGGCATCCAGCCCTCACCGGTCGGCCAGGGCTACCCCGACACCCCCGGCCTGCACACGCCCGGACAGGTACGGGCATGGCGGACGGTGACCGACGCGGTGCACCGCGAGGGCGGCGTGATCTTCGCGCAGCTGATGCACACCGGCCGGATCGGCCACCCCAGCCTGCTGCCGGAGGGCCTGGTGCCGACGGCCCCGTCGGCGGTGGCCGCCAAGGGCCAGGTCTACACCCATGACGGGCCGCTGGACTACGTGACGCCGAAGGAGCTGACCGAGGCGGAGATCCGGCAGACGATCGCCGACTTCGCCGCCGCGGCCCGTAACGCGATCGAGGCCGGATTCGACGGCGTGGAGCTCCACGGCGCCAACGGCTATCTGATCCACCAGTTCCTCGCCCCCAACGCCAACCGGCGCACCGACGCCTGGGGCGGCACCACCGAGGGCCGGATCCGCTTCGCCGTCGAGGTCGCCGACGCCGTGGCCGACGCCATCGGCGGGCACCGGGTGGGCTTCCGCATCTCCCCCGGCAACCCCTACAACGACATCGCCGAGGAGAACCTCGACGAGGTCTACCCGGCCCTGGTGGAGCGGCTGGCACCGATGGACCTGGCCTACCTCCACCTGATGGAAGGTCCGGACCGGGAGCTGACCCGGCAGCTGCGCAAGGCGTGGCCGTCGGCGTTCGTGCTGAACCCGTTCACCCACCCCCAGCACACGGCCCCGGACGCCGTCGCGCTCGTCGAGGAGGGGCTGGCGGACCTGGTCGCCTTCGGCGGGCTGTTCCTGGCCAACCCCGACCTGCCGCGCCGCCTGGCCCTGGGCGGACCGTTCAACACCCCCGACCCCGCCACCTACTACGGCGGCGACCACCGCGGCTACACCGACTACCCGACCCTGGACTAG
- a CDS encoding benzoate/H(+) symporter BenE family transporter, giving the protein MSSENSNTSTTAGSRTKAGPDGSADGSPPADDAPSPGRRGLRADMSLSAVLAGFVAVVVSYSGPLVIVLAAAAAGHLDKAQTGSWVWAISIGSGLTCIGLSLRTKMPVITAWSTPGAALLVTSLGAYSYPEAIGAFLVTGVVITLVGLTGVFGRLMRQVPTAVVSAMLAGILFSFGTGVFASLKTAPWIAGAVLLIYLAGKRWLPRYAVLIALAAGVAASAATSRLNIQLDHIELARPVLTTPAFSVASLIGIAVPMILATLASQNAPGMAVLTASGYRPKDRLLIGSTGLISTALAPFGSHAINLAAITAAICTGPESHRDPKRRYIAGIACGAFYLLIGAFGTTLVVFFAGLPKELVAAIAGVALFGALAGGLSGAVKEEQDREAALITFLATASGVTLFGIGSAFWGLVFGVAAHLVLTRWRRPRSAPTG; this is encoded by the coding sequence TTGAGCTCGGAAAACAGCAACACCAGCACCACGGCCGGCAGCAGGACGAAGGCCGGCCCCGACGGGTCGGCCGACGGCAGCCCGCCGGCCGACGACGCCCCCTCCCCCGGCCGCCGGGGGCTGCGGGCCGATATGTCGCTGTCCGCGGTCCTCGCGGGGTTCGTGGCCGTCGTGGTCTCGTACTCCGGACCGCTGGTCATCGTCCTCGCCGCCGCCGCGGCCGGGCATCTGGACAAGGCACAGACCGGCTCCTGGGTCTGGGCCATCTCGATCGGCAGCGGCCTGACCTGCATCGGGCTCAGCCTGCGGACGAAGATGCCGGTCATCACCGCCTGGTCGACGCCCGGTGCGGCCCTGCTGGTCACCAGCCTGGGGGCCTACTCCTACCCGGAGGCCATCGGGGCGTTCCTCGTCACCGGCGTGGTGATCACCCTGGTCGGACTGACCGGGGTGTTCGGCCGGCTCATGCGGCAGGTGCCCACGGCGGTCGTCTCCGCCATGCTCGCGGGCATCCTGTTCTCCTTCGGCACCGGCGTGTTCGCCTCGCTGAAGACCGCACCCTGGATCGCCGGGGCCGTCCTGCTGATCTATCTGGCCGGAAAGCGGTGGCTGCCCCGGTACGCGGTGCTGATCGCCCTCGCCGCGGGCGTGGCGGCCTCCGCCGCCACCTCGCGGCTGAACATCCAGCTGGACCACATCGAGCTGGCCCGCCCGGTGCTCACCACGCCGGCGTTCTCCGTCGCCTCGCTGATCGGCATCGCGGTGCCGATGATCCTGGCGACGCTGGCCTCGCAGAACGCGCCCGGCATGGCGGTCCTCACCGCGTCCGGATACCGGCCCAAGGACCGGCTGCTGATCGGCTCGACCGGGCTGATCTCGACGGCCCTGGCCCCCTTCGGCTCGCACGCCATCAACCTGGCGGCCATCACCGCGGCGATCTGCACCGGCCCCGAATCCCATCGCGACCCCAAGCGCCGCTACATCGCAGGCATCGCGTGCGGGGCGTTCTACCTCCTGATCGGCGCCTTCGGCACCACCCTGGTGGTCTTCTTCGCGGGCCTGCCGAAGGAACTGGTCGCCGCCATCGCGGGCGTCGCCCTCTTCGGGGCGCTGGCCGGCGGCCTGAGCGGAGCCGTCAAGGAGGAGCAGGACCGCGAGGCCGCCCTGATCACCTTCCTGGCCACCGCATCCGGAGTCACCCTCTTCGGCATCGGATCGGCCTTCTGGGGCCTGGTGTTCGGCGTCGCGGCCCATCTCGTACTGACCCGCTGGCGCCGCCCCCGGTCCGCCCCCACCGGCTGA
- the sbnB gene encoding 2,3-diaminopropionate biosynthesis protein SbnB has protein sequence MFDFDVVAGETVREVLSGKRAEVLGIVSRAYRSHEAGESVNPDSYFLRFPEKPDSRIIALPAYLGADVRLAGIKWIASFPRNTQAGMPRASAVLLLNDYETGYPIACLEAANISAARTAASAAVAATALRPGGFAGTRIAVVGGGVIARNICDYLHAADCTPDAYVVHDLHEESGQALVGHLRATQGRPASFTADLGTALEAETVVFATTALEPYVTTPFKPGQLVLNISLRDLAPEVVLGAQNILDDIDHCLKANTSPHLAERLTGSRDFVTGTLAGVLNGRVAVAEDGPVIFSPFGLGVLDLAVGAYVLEQARAAGSTLAVPNFFGETRRW, from the coding sequence ATGTTTGACTTCGATGTGGTGGCCGGCGAGACGGTGCGCGAGGTACTGAGCGGCAAGCGGGCCGAGGTCCTCGGCATCGTGAGCCGGGCCTACCGCAGCCACGAGGCCGGAGAGAGCGTCAACCCCGACAGCTACTTCCTCCGCTTCCCCGAGAAGCCCGACTCGCGGATCATCGCGCTGCCCGCCTACCTCGGCGCCGACGTCCGGCTCGCGGGCATCAAGTGGATCGCCAGCTTCCCCCGGAACACCCAGGCCGGAATGCCCCGCGCCTCGGCCGTACTCCTGCTCAACGACTACGAGACCGGCTATCCGATCGCCTGCCTGGAAGCCGCCAACATCAGCGCCGCCCGTACGGCCGCCTCCGCCGCCGTCGCGGCAACCGCACTGCGTCCGGGCGGCTTTGCGGGCACCCGGATCGCGGTCGTCGGCGGCGGCGTCATCGCCCGGAACATCTGCGACTACCTCCACGCCGCCGACTGCACGCCGGACGCGTACGTCGTACACGACCTCCACGAGGAGTCCGGCCAGGCCCTCGTCGGCCATCTGCGCGCCACCCAGGGGCGTCCCGCGTCGTTCACCGCCGACCTGGGCACCGCGCTGGAGGCCGAGACCGTCGTCTTCGCCACCACCGCACTCGAACCGTACGTCACCACGCCGTTCAAGCCCGGCCAGCTCGTGCTGAACATCTCGCTGCGCGATCTCGCGCCCGAGGTGGTGCTGGGCGCGCAGAACATCCTCGACGACATCGACCACTGCCTGAAGGCCAACACCTCACCCCATCTCGCCGAACGGCTCACCGGCTCCCGGGACTTCGTGACCGGCACGCTCGCCGGAGTGCTGAACGGCCGGGTGGCGGTGGCCGAGGACGGTCCGGTGATCTTCTCACCGTTCGGTCTCGGCGTCCTCGACCTGGCGGTCGGCGCCTACGTCCTGGAGCAGGCCCGCGCCGCCGGCTCGACCCTCGCGGTCCCCAACTTCTTCGGGGAGACGCGGCGATGGTGA
- a CDS encoding trans-sulfuration enzyme family protein, with product MSNRETYTPWTQEYRAETRAAQGDGWRCPTTGAVPPPVSMGATFARDDQYRSPAGLAYLRDQGTPGYEQLEGVVAGLEGGSDALVFASGMAAATAVFQVLPAGARVVVPQTMYFGLTKWLLEFGPQRGLEVVRVPMNDLDAVSEAVNAAPTALLWAESPANPTWLVTDLAACADIAHRAGALFGVDNTVPTPVHTKPFELGADLIMHSGTKYLNGHNDVVAGLLVAAPQPTDAHQALWERLRLHRRLTGPILGPWETYLLMRGIRTLYPRMRQISATAMTLAQHFDEHPLVSRVAYPGLPGDPGHEVASRQMTGGYSGMLSLHVAGEWQRSLRAAEHCELFIRATSLGGVESLIEHRYTFEGPDSTSPKDMLRLSIGLEDPADLVADLEQALERAAKDVL from the coding sequence ATGAGCAACCGCGAGACCTACACCCCCTGGACGCAGGAGTACCGCGCCGAGACCCGAGCCGCACAGGGCGACGGCTGGCGCTGCCCGACGACCGGGGCCGTACCGCCGCCCGTCAGCATGGGCGCCACCTTCGCCCGCGACGACCAGTACCGCAGCCCCGCCGGCCTCGCCTATCTGCGCGACCAGGGCACCCCGGGATACGAGCAGCTCGAAGGCGTCGTGGCCGGGTTGGAGGGCGGCTCCGACGCGCTGGTGTTCGCGTCCGGTATGGCCGCGGCCACCGCCGTCTTCCAGGTCCTGCCGGCCGGGGCGCGCGTGGTGGTGCCGCAGACCATGTACTTCGGGCTCACCAAGTGGCTGCTGGAATTCGGCCCGCAGCGCGGCCTGGAGGTCGTCCGCGTCCCCATGAACGACCTGGACGCGGTGTCCGAGGCGGTCAACGCCGCGCCGACCGCCCTGCTGTGGGCGGAATCCCCGGCGAACCCCACCTGGTTGGTGACCGACCTGGCGGCCTGCGCCGACATCGCGCACCGGGCCGGTGCCCTCTTCGGGGTGGACAACACCGTCCCCACGCCGGTGCACACCAAGCCCTTCGAGCTCGGCGCCGACCTGATCATGCACTCCGGTACGAAGTACCTCAACGGCCACAACGACGTGGTGGCGGGCCTCCTGGTGGCCGCGCCGCAGCCCACCGACGCGCACCAGGCCCTCTGGGAGCGGCTGCGCCTGCACCGCCGGCTGACCGGTCCGATCCTCGGCCCCTGGGAGACGTATCTGCTGATGCGCGGGATACGGACGCTCTACCCCCGCATGCGTCAGATTTCGGCCACGGCGATGACGCTGGCCCAGCACTTCGACGAGCACCCGCTGGTGAGCCGGGTGGCCTACCCCGGCCTGCCCGGCGACCCGGGACACGAGGTCGCCTCCCGGCAGATGACCGGCGGCTACAGCGGCATGCTCTCGCTGCACGTCGCCGGGGAGTGGCAGCGTTCGCTGCGCGCGGCCGAGCACTGCGAACTGTTCATTCGCGCCACGTCGTTGGGCGGGGTGGAAAGCCTGATCGAACACCGCTACACATTCGAGGGGCCGGACAGCACTTCACCCAAGGACATGCTCCGCCTGTCCATCGGACTAGAGGACCCGGCCGACCTCGTGGCCGATCTGGAGCAGGCACTGGAACGCGCCGCTAAGGACGTACTTTGA
- a CDS encoding TetR/AcrR family transcriptional regulator translates to MPSKPPVHRRQPNPDNPRVQRTRARILAVARELLPEVGLTGLTTALLAERAGVTRQTLYRHWPHRAALLTDVTLQGPDVGYPEPGTDVRAVATAWLVSLRAGLTVPATRTAALAIAAEADHDPDSAQAMAGIVEDRLAALNTLLAPSGLQITGEQYALLYGPLLVRLFFDRAEATDEFLDTVVAQWLTTVDHAPARS, encoded by the coding sequence ATGCCGTCCAAGCCGCCCGTCCACCGCCGTCAGCCCAACCCGGACAACCCCCGGGTCCAGCGGACCCGCGCCCGCATCCTGGCCGTCGCCCGCGAGCTGCTGCCCGAGGTCGGCCTGACCGGGCTGACCACCGCCCTCCTGGCCGAACGGGCCGGCGTCACCCGGCAGACCCTGTACCGGCACTGGCCCCACCGCGCGGCCCTGCTCACCGACGTCACGCTGCAAGGCCCCGACGTCGGCTACCCCGAGCCCGGCACCGACGTCCGCGCCGTCGCCACGGCCTGGCTGGTCAGCCTGCGCGCCGGCCTCACCGTCCCCGCCACCCGCACCGCCGCACTGGCCATCGCCGCCGAAGCCGACCACGACCCCGACAGCGCCCAGGCCATGGCCGGGATCGTGGAGGACCGACTCGCCGCACTGAACACGCTGCTGGCGCCGTCCGGCCTGCAGATCACCGGCGAGCAGTACGCCCTGCTCTACGGACCCCTCCTCGTCCGGCTCTTCTTCGACCGGGCGGAAGCCACCGACGAGTTCCTCGACACCGTCGTCGCCCAGTGGCTCACCACCGTCGATCACGCGCCTGCGCGGTCCTGA
- a CDS encoding PP2C family protein-serine/threonine phosphatase: protein MLRGGGNRAGGRGRSAPRAGRPPLRRLARWLPALLIVGGFAFDVATPPKYTAAPFFSAAPLVAAPLYSLAMTALTAAVAVAGEIVIAVYHSANDHNESVSEALTVLVVALLALGINRAVRLSDARLSSVRDVAEAAQRVLLPTPPGRIGGLAVAARYVGAQADARIGGDLYAVQDTPHGVRLIVGDVRGKGLEAVEAAVVAIGAFREAAEQEATLEAVAGRLERALKREGGRRAGPDQQEGFTTAVLVEIPSGAHSVLRVLNRGHPAPLLLAPDGGLCELTPATAALPLGLSDVAGWPDRVDETFFPAGSLLLLFTDGVTEARDASGRFYDAPARLRGRHFPGPDALLDGLVQDVSRHTGGVRADDMALLAVQRPLRA, encoded by the coding sequence ATGCTTCGAGGCGGCGGGAACCGTGCGGGCGGGCGGGGGCGGTCGGCGCCCCGCGCCGGGCGGCCGCCGCTCCGCCGCCTGGCCCGCTGGCTCCCCGCCCTCCTGATCGTCGGCGGCTTCGCCTTCGACGTGGCCACCCCGCCCAAGTACACCGCCGCGCCCTTCTTCTCCGCCGCGCCCCTGGTGGCGGCGCCCCTGTACTCCCTGGCCATGACGGCCCTCACGGCGGCCGTCGCGGTCGCCGGCGAGATCGTGATCGCCGTCTACCACAGCGCCAACGACCACAACGAGTCCGTCAGCGAGGCTTTGACCGTCCTGGTGGTCGCCCTCCTTGCGCTCGGCATCAACCGGGCCGTGCGGCTGAGCGACGCCCGGCTCTCCTCCGTACGCGATGTCGCCGAGGCCGCCCAGCGCGTCCTGCTGCCCACGCCGCCCGGCCGGATCGGCGGGCTCGCGGTCGCCGCACGCTATGTGGGTGCGCAGGCCGACGCCCGGATCGGCGGCGATCTCTACGCGGTGCAGGACACCCCGCACGGCGTACGGCTGATCGTCGGCGATGTGCGGGGCAAGGGGCTGGAGGCCGTGGAGGCCGCGGTGGTCGCCATCGGCGCCTTCCGGGAGGCGGCCGAACAGGAGGCCACCTTGGAGGCGGTGGCGGGCCGCCTGGAACGGGCGCTCAAACGGGAGGGCGGGCGGCGCGCGGGGCCGGACCAGCAGGAGGGCTTCACCACGGCCGTCCTGGTGGAGATCCCCTCCGGCGCGCACTCCGTCCTGCGCGTCCTCAACCGCGGCCATCCGGCGCCGCTGCTGCTCGCCCCCGACGGCGGGCTGTGCGAACTGACCCCCGCCACGGCCGCACTGCCCCTGGGCCTGAGCGATGTCGCGGGGTGGCCGGACCGGGTGGACGAGACGTTCTTCCCGGCCGGTTCGCTGTTGCTGCTGTTCACGGACGGGGTGACCGAGGCACGGGACGCCTCCGGCCGCTTCTACGACGCCCCGGCCCGGCTCCGCGGCCGCCACTTCCCGGGGCCGGACGCCCTCCTGGACGGCCTGGTCCAGGACGTCTCCCGGCACACGGGCGGGGTGCGGGCGGACGATATGGCGCTGCTGGCGGTGCAGCGGCCGTTGCGGGCGTAG
- the sbnA gene encoding 2,3-diaminopropionate biosynthesis protein SbnA has translation MLDDVFIRLDHLVPGSSVFLKLEGLNPAGSVKLKTAIALVAQAEESGHEFPRTRLIESTSGNLGVALAMVCAAKGYRLTCVTDPNANTQSVRLMKALGAEVVVIDVRDGNGGYLQSRINYIQDRLVHEPGTYWLNQYANPAGPRAHRDRTGRAIVEKLGHVDYAFIGAGTTGTLMGCAAFLRQHSPATRIIAVDAVGSVSFGGPPARRHIPGLGTSRRPEILDETLVDEVIVIPEADAVEMCRTLATERGLLLGGSSGTVLSAVQEKGKDIPEGSTVVALSPDFGERYLETVYDDSWVASRWPELLCHEIPEIAQAGA, from the coding sequence GTGCTGGATGACGTCTTCATCCGGCTCGATCACCTGGTACCCGGAAGCTCCGTCTTCCTTAAACTCGAGGGCCTCAATCCGGCAGGCTCGGTGAAGCTCAAGACGGCCATCGCGCTGGTGGCCCAGGCCGAGGAATCGGGCCACGAATTTCCGCGTACGCGCCTTATCGAATCGACGTCGGGAAACCTCGGCGTGGCGCTCGCCATGGTCTGCGCGGCCAAGGGCTACCGCCTGACCTGTGTCACCGACCCCAATGCCAACACCCAGTCGGTGCGCCTGATGAAGGCGCTGGGTGCCGAGGTCGTCGTCATCGACGTCCGCGACGGCAACGGCGGCTATCTCCAGTCCCGCATCAACTACATCCAGGACCGCCTGGTGCACGAGCCCGGCACGTACTGGCTGAACCAGTACGCGAACCCGGCCGGCCCCCGGGCGCACCGCGACCGCACCGGCCGGGCCATCGTCGAAAAACTCGGCCACGTCGACTACGCCTTCATCGGGGCCGGCACGACCGGCACGCTGATGGGCTGCGCCGCGTTCTTACGGCAGCACAGTCCGGCGACCCGGATCATCGCCGTCGACGCGGTCGGCTCCGTGTCCTTCGGCGGCCCGCCGGCCCGGCGCCATATTCCCGGACTCGGCACCAGCAGACGTCCGGAAATCCTCGACGAAACACTCGTCGACGAGGTGATCGTCATTCCCGAGGCGGATGCCGTGGAGATGTGCAGAACGCTCGCCACAGAGCGCGGACTGCTGCTCGGCGGTTCGAGCGGGACGGTGCTTTCCGCGGTGCAGGAAAAGGGCAAGGACATTCCCGAGGGAAGCACCGTGGTGGCCCTTTCGCCGGACTTCGGAGAGCGCTATCTGGAGACGGTCTACGACGACTCCTGGGTGGCGTCCCGATGGCCGGAACTCCTCTGCCATGAAATCCCGGAAATCGCTCAGGCCGGCGCCTGA